One segment of Thermoanaerobacter kivui DNA contains the following:
- the hydG gene encoding [FeFe] hydrogenase H-cluster radical SAM maturase HydG: MIKEKADFIDDEKIRQDLEKAKKATSKDALEIIEKAKKLKGITPEEAAVLLNVEDEGLLNEMFKVARYIKEEIYGNRIVIFAPLYVSNYCLNNCRYCGYRHSNEQERKKLTMEEVRREVEILEEMGHKRLAVEAGEDPVNCPIDYIIDVIKTIYDTKLKNGSIRRVNVNIAATTVENYKKLKKEGIGTYILFQETYHRPTYEYMHPQGPKHDYDYHLTAMDRAMEAGIDDVGLGVLYGLYDYKYETVAMLYHANHLEEKFGVGPHTISVPRLRPALNTSIDKFPYIVSDKDFKKLVAVIRMAVPYTGMILSTREKPKFREEVISIGISQISAGSCTGVGGYHEEISKKCGSKPQFEVEDKRSPNEILRTLCEQGYLPSYCTACYRMGRTGDRFMTFAKSGQIHNFCLPNAILTFKEFLIDYGDEKTKEIGEKAVAVNLEKIPSITVREETKRRLERIENGERDLFF; the protein is encoded by the coding sequence ATGATAAAAGAAAAAGCGGATTTTATTGATGATGAAAAGATAAGACAGGATTTGGAAAAGGCTAAAAAAGCGACAAGTAAAGATGCATTAGAAATTATAGAGAAAGCTAAAAAACTAAAAGGCATTACTCCTGAAGAAGCAGCGGTACTTTTAAATGTAGAAGATGAGGGTTTGCTCAATGAGATGTTTAAAGTAGCAAGGTATATAAAAGAAGAAATATATGGAAATAGGATTGTAATATTTGCTCCCCTTTATGTAAGTAACTACTGTTTAAACAACTGTAGATATTGTGGTTACAGACATTCTAATGAGCAGGAAAGAAAAAAGCTTACAATGGAAGAAGTGAGAAGAGAAGTTGAGATTTTGGAAGAGATGGGACATAAGAGATTAGCAGTTGAAGCTGGAGAAGACCCTGTAAATTGCCCTATAGATTATATTATCGATGTAATAAAGACGATATACGATACAAAACTTAAAAACGGAAGTATTAGAAGAGTAAATGTCAATATAGCGGCGACTACTGTAGAAAATTATAAAAAACTTAAAAAAGAAGGAATAGGGACTTATATTTTATTCCAAGAAACTTACCATAGGCCCACTTATGAATACATGCATCCACAGGGACCAAAACACGATTACGACTATCATTTGACTGCTATGGACAGGGCTATGGAGGCAGGTATTGACGACGTAGGATTAGGGGTTTTGTATGGGCTTTATGATTACAAATACGAAACTGTTGCAATGCTTTATCATGCGAACCATTTAGAGGAGAAATTTGGAGTTGGGCCACATACTATTTCAGTACCGCGACTTAGACCAGCTCTTAACACTTCCATAGATAAATTTCCATATATTGTATCAGATAAAGACTTTAAAAAATTAGTAGCAGTCATAAGAATGGCAGTGCCCTATACTGGAATGATTTTGTCTACAAGAGAAAAGCCTAAATTTAGAGAAGAAGTAATAAGCATTGGCATTTCTCAGATTAGTGCAGGTTCTTGTACAGGAGTAGGTGGATATCATGAAGAGATATCCAAAAAATGTGGTTCAAAGCCACAATTTGAGGTAGAAGATAAAAGAAGCCCTAATGAAATTTTAAGGACTTTGTGTGAACAAGGGTATCTTCCAAGTTATTGTACTGCTTGCTACAGAATGGGACGTACAGGAGACAGGTTTATGACCTTTGCGAAATCAGGGCAAATACACAACTTCTGTCTACCTAATGCGATACTAACCTTCAAAGAGTTTTTGATTGATTACGGGGATGAAAAAACTAAGGAAATTGGAGAAAAAGCTGTAGCGGTAAATTTAGAGAAAATTCCATCAATAACTGTAAGGGAAGAGACAAAGAGAAGACTAGAAAGAATAGAAAATGGAGAAAGAGATCTTTTCTTTTAA
- a CDS encoding BglG family transcription antiterminator, giving the protein MNKLRGRQLQILRKILSSSNTRMEDIMKEFDVSKRTVYREIASINEFVKNYNSKIVNKTDGLVIEGNVADIEKLKLDIVGYPSEFETEERRKMILSELLQLNEPVKLEYFSKKFGVTTSTISYDLKELEKWIEKQGLTLITKPGYGVYISGSENSFRRAIANFLYENFDTADLIDFLKTGYLAKNNIEKNLDLRLLNLIDYDTVLKIEKAILKLKLQIDYEIVESSYLGLVVHLALAIKRLQNGETIEMGEDNLQELKKTNEYKFAKKLAKYLQEELDIPIPEDEIGYVTIHLIGAKYRSTTQNYNDKDIEIIARDMIKEAEKIFDVSFSEDEFLEDGLKSHLVPAVYRLEMGLDIRNPLLEDIKTKYPLLFEKSNRVCDVLRKKLNMDIPEDEVGYIAMHFGAALERKKEASQRYNIMVVCASGIGTSRMLMSKLQMFPQINIVDVTSSIKLKDLKVRDDIDLIVSTIPLDIKDKKVVVVNPLLLKEDVEKLKKALNTDFIMEYGIKKEEEGNFKKEALHIANYGKRILELCDTITYMTAKGENSSQIIEYILKNLIDENLINENQKEQIKERLLKRESLGKIVLPNKGFVIYHCTIENIDFPLVVVGKVIEEVKMKNLVGDYEKIRTAFLMVAPEGDREGIEVLGDLSMSLIEREDLVNTLNEAQSQKEVKEKIKEVLLKKFYEEIKRIIT; this is encoded by the coding sequence ATGAATAAATTGAGAGGGCGCCAACTGCAAATTTTAAGAAAAATACTGTCCTCTTCAAATACAAGAATGGAAGACATTATGAAAGAATTTGATGTAAGCAAAAGGACAGTATACAGAGAAATTGCTTCTATAAATGAATTTGTTAAAAATTACAATTCAAAAATTGTAAATAAGACTGATGGGTTGGTTATAGAAGGCAATGTTGCTGATATTGAGAAGCTAAAGCTGGATATAGTAGGATATCCTTCAGAGTTTGAAACAGAAGAGAGAAGAAAAATGATATTGTCAGAGCTTTTGCAGCTAAATGAGCCTGTTAAATTAGAGTATTTCAGCAAAAAATTTGGCGTCACCACTTCTACAATAAGTTATGACCTTAAAGAATTAGAAAAGTGGATTGAAAAACAAGGATTAACTTTAATAACAAAGCCAGGTTATGGCGTTTATATATCGGGAAGCGAAAACTCTTTTAGAAGAGCTATAGCTAACTTTTTGTATGAGAATTTTGATACTGCAGATTTGATTGATTTCTTAAAAACAGGATATCTCGCAAAAAACAATATTGAAAAAAACTTAGATTTGAGGCTTTTAAACTTAATTGACTACGATACTGTCTTGAAAATAGAAAAGGCAATTTTAAAATTAAAATTGCAAATTGACTATGAAATTGTAGAGAGTTCTTATTTAGGCCTTGTCGTTCACCTTGCCTTAGCTATAAAAAGGCTTCAAAATGGTGAAACTATTGAAATGGGTGAAGACAATTTACAGGAACTTAAAAAAACTAATGAATACAAATTTGCTAAAAAATTAGCTAAATATTTACAAGAAGAATTGGATATACCTATACCTGAAGATGAGATTGGCTATGTGACAATACACCTTATAGGTGCAAAGTACAGGTCAACTACTCAAAATTACAATGACAAAGACATAGAGATTATTGCCCGGGACATGATAAAAGAAGCAGAAAAAATTTTTGATGTCAGTTTTTCAGAAGATGAGTTTTTGGAAGATGGCTTAAAGAGTCATTTAGTTCCGGCGGTGTACAGATTGGAGATGGGACTTGATATAAGAAACCCTTTGTTGGAGGATATAAAAACAAAATATCCTTTGCTCTTTGAAAAAAGTAATAGAGTTTGCGATGTTTTGCGAAAAAAATTAAACATGGATATTCCAGAAGATGAAGTTGGATATATTGCTATGCATTTTGGTGCAGCTTTAGAGAGGAAAAAAGAGGCTTCCCAAAGGTACAACATAATGGTGGTATGTGCTAGTGGTATTGGAACATCAAGGATGCTGATGTCAAAACTTCAGATGTTTCCACAAATAAACATAGTAGATGTTACCTCCAGCATAAAACTAAAAGATTTAAAAGTAAGAGATGATATAGACTTAATTGTTTCTACAATACCTCTTGACATAAAAGACAAAAAAGTCGTTGTAGTAAATCCCTTGCTTTTAAAGGAAGATGTAGAAAAGCTAAAGAAGGCATTAAATACAGACTTTATTATGGAATATGGAATAAAAAAAGAAGAAGAAGGCAATTTTAAAAAAGAGGCTTTACACATAGCCAATTATGGTAAGAGAATTTTGGAGCTATGCGACACCATAACTTACATGACTGCAAAAGGTGAAAATTCTTCTCAAATAATAGAATATATTCTTAAGAATTTGATAGATGAAAATTTAATTAATGAAAATCAAAAGGAGCAAATAAAAGAAAGACTTTTAAAAAGAGAAAGCTTAGGTAAAATAGTATTACCAAACAAAGGATTTGTCATATATCATTGCACAATTGAAAATATAGATTTTCCATTAGTAGTTGTAGGAAAAGTTATAGAGGAAGTAAAAATGAAAAATCTTGTAGGAGATTATGAAAAGATAAGGACAGCTTTTTTAATGGTAGCACCAGAAGGTGATAGAGAAGGAATTGAAGTTTTGGGAGATTTAAGTATGTCTTTAATTGAAAGAGAAGATTTAGTGAATACTCTTAACGAAGCACAGTCCCAAAAGGAGGTCAAAGAAAAAATAAAAGAAGTGTTATTGAAAAAATTTTATGAAGAAATAAAAAGGATAATTACTTAG
- a CDS encoding PTS sugar transporter subunit IIB: MAIRGVILCSWGATSSALAKKVTDEAKKQGLDVVVDAGGTGEFKKKAEEYDVALLEPQVRHLKKEIESIASKYNIPVDIVDMQAFAMMDGKKILNQIIELAKKSGKEV, encoded by the coding sequence ATGGCAATAAGAGGAGTAATACTCTGCAGCTGGGGAGCAACTTCCAGTGCACTTGCTAAAAAAGTAACAGATGAAGCTAAAAAGCAAGGATTGGATGTTGTAGTAGATGCCGGCGGTACAGGAGAGTTTAAAAAGAAGGCAGAGGAATACGATGTAGCATTATTAGAACCACAAGTAAGACATCTCAAAAAAGAAATTGAATCAATCGCTTCTAAATACAATATCCCTGTTGATATAGTCGACATGCAGGCCTTTGCTATGATGGATGGCAAAAAAATATTAAATCAAATAATTGAGCTTGCTAAAAAAAGTGGAAAAGAAGTTTAA
- a CDS encoding PTS sugar transporter subunit IIC, producing the protein MNDRLSNNWFMKWMEESLMPVLARIAQNVYLQSIRDAFSSFALPVILTGALFLIIANPPEGINWAPIHAWAKAVKPIAAQIMIPFQLTFGIMAMMVAFGTAYSLATRWDLDETMTGIISMLAFFITSFPATDVTKVTFGDVLNYLGGQGLFVAIIIGIITAIVVRFFNKSGLVIKMPEGVPPYVVRSFLALVPMFVMIVSAWIVEWIVWANFHITLPQLVLDLFKPLVAASNSYPAALAEIILMMLLWSLGIHGMNVVSSIAYPFWMTQLAANAAAAAKGLPLPGIVTEPFFHVFTHLGGSGTTWPLTIMFLLSASAQLRTIGRAELIPAIFNINEPLIFGAPIVLNPILIIPFILAPAAVVTINYFAFAVNLVPRPLIQLPFTVPVFISGFLSSGGHWQGALLQLVNLIVTAIIYYPFFKMYEAQLLKNEKEVKDQE; encoded by the coding sequence ATGAACGATAGGCTTTCAAACAATTGGTTTATGAAGTGGATGGAAGAATCTTTAATGCCAGTTCTTGCTCGTATAGCACAAAATGTGTATTTGCAGTCAATTAGAGACGCATTTTCAAGCTTTGCTTTGCCTGTGATTTTGACTGGTGCCCTTTTCTTAATTATAGCAAATCCACCAGAGGGAATTAATTGGGCACCTATACATGCATGGGCAAAAGCAGTAAAACCTATTGCAGCTCAAATCATGATACCTTTCCAACTTACTTTTGGGATAATGGCTATGATGGTAGCCTTTGGTACAGCTTATAGCCTTGCTACACGATGGGACCTCGACGAGACGATGACAGGAATTATTTCAATGTTGGCATTTTTTATAACAAGCTTTCCTGCAACAGATGTGACAAAAGTTACTTTTGGAGATGTACTAAATTACCTCGGCGGTCAAGGCTTGTTTGTAGCAATAATAATAGGCATAATTACAGCAATAGTTGTGAGATTCTTTAACAAAAGTGGTTTGGTAATAAAAATGCCTGAAGGTGTACCACCTTATGTGGTAAGAAGCTTCTTAGCATTAGTTCCTATGTTTGTAATGATAGTGTCAGCGTGGATTGTAGAATGGATTGTATGGGCAAACTTCCATATAACATTGCCACAATTGGTGCTTGACTTATTTAAGCCCCTTGTTGCTGCATCAAATAGTTATCCTGCAGCTTTAGCTGAAATAATACTCATGATGCTTTTGTGGTCATTAGGAATTCACGGTATGAATGTTGTTTCTTCAATTGCTTATCCTTTCTGGATGACACAATTGGCTGCAAATGCAGCGGCTGCAGCAAAGGGATTGCCTTTACCTGGTATTGTAACTGAACCTTTCTTCCATGTGTTTACCCACTTAGGCGGTTCAGGTACTACATGGCCTTTGACAATAATGTTTTTACTTTCTGCTTCTGCACAACTTAGAACAATTGGAAGAGCTGAGCTTATACCTGCAATATTTAATATAAACGAACCATTGATTTTTGGTGCTCCTATTGTGTTAAATCCAATACTCATTATTCCGTTTATATTAGCTCCAGCAGCTGTTGTAACAATAAATTACTTTGCTTTTGCTGTAAATTTAGTACCCAGACCTTTAATACAATTGCCTTTTACAGTTCCAGTTTTTATAAGCGGATTTTTATCTTCCGGTGGCCATTGGCAAGGAGCTTTGTTACAGCTGGTAAATTTAATTGTAACAGCGATTATATACTATCCCTTCTTTAAAATGTATGAAGCTCAACTTTTAAAGAACGAAAAAGAAGTAAAAGACCAAGAATAA
- a CDS encoding PTS lactose/cellobiose transporter subunit IIA: MDLEQIIYNLVLHGGNARAEAYEALDAAERGDFEEAEKHLEKADEEFYEGHKYQNMLTQGEQSEAPNFLVIHAQDQLMTALAEKNLIKRMIELYKRVNRLEKRQK, translated from the coding sequence ATGGACTTAGAACAAATAATATACAACTTAGTATTGCATGGAGGAAATGCAAGAGCGGAAGCTTATGAAGCATTGGATGCAGCCGAAAGAGGAGATTTTGAAGAAGCTGAGAAGCATCTTGAAAAAGCAGATGAAGAGTTTTATGAAGGGCATAAATACCAAAATATGCTGACACAAGGAGAGCAAAGTGAAGCTCCTAATTTCCTAGTAATTCATGCTCAAGACCAGCTTATGACAGCCCTTGCTGAAAAAAACTTAATAAAAAGAATGATTGAACTCTATAAAAGAGTCAATCGATTAGAAAAAAGACAAAAATAG
- a CDS encoding YerC/YecD family TrpR-related protein: MYESKIKDELVDQLFEAILKLKNIEECYRFFEDIATINEIKALAQRLEVAKMLRQKKTYIEIAEKTGASTATISRVNRALNYGANGYKIILDRLETESRD; this comes from the coding sequence ATGTATGAATCTAAAATTAAAGATGAACTTGTTGACCAGTTATTTGAGGCCATTTTAAAACTTAAAAACATAGAGGAATGTTACAGGTTTTTTGAAGATATTGCTACAATAAATGAAATAAAGGCATTAGCGCAGAGATTGGAAGTTGCAAAAATGCTTCGCCAAAAGAAGACTTACATAGAAATTGCAGAAAAGACAGGAGCAAGTACTGCTACCATAAGCAGAGTAAATAGGGCATTGAATTATGGAGCAAATGGATATAAAATTATATTAGATAGATTAGAAACAGAATCCCGGGATTAA
- the pcrA gene encoding DNA helicase PcrA has product MNNILGNLNDKQREAVMTTEGPLLILAGAGSGKTRVLTHRIAYLIKEKKVSPSNILAITFTNKAAEEMKTRVEDLLGYIGDLWVSTFHSACVRILRRDIDKIGYDRNFVIFDTTDQKALIQECLKELNLSEKQYPVKTVLNAISSAKDKMVTPEEYIYVFGNEYRSKKISEIYKLYQKKLKKNNALDFDDIIIKTIELFKESPEVLDFYQRKFKYIMVDEYQDTNMPQYHFVNMLAQKYRNLCVVGDDDQSIYGWRGADVGNILNFEKDYPEAKVIKLEQNYRSTKTILEAANYVIDNNIRRKKKTLWTNNEEGERIILCELENEREEAEFVIQEIINLKERENRSFRDFAILYRTNAQSRAFEEALMRVRIPYKVVGALRFYDRKEIKDIIAYLRILVNPYDDISFKRIINVPKRGIGAATIEALEATALEKDTSLFFAIDDAKVSQRAKNSLLEFKEFILELIDKKDTMTVSEVINYILEETGYIEELEKEESEQAEGRIENLNEFLNAAYEFEESSEDKSLEAFLSGITLVSDIDLAGEIGESVVLMTLHSAKGLEFPVVFMVGMEEGVFPSFKSFTDEYELEEERRLCYVGITRSKEKLYLTYARRRNLYGKSQYSSYSRFISEIPERFLVRYHELSKPREEYRPVSSYVERKTYEKAQYNLGDKVEHKIWGIGTVVKVEGEEITVAFPNVGIKKLDLKFAPIKAIS; this is encoded by the coding sequence ATGAACAACATATTAGGTAACCTCAACGACAAACAAAGAGAAGCAGTTATGACTACAGAAGGACCTCTTTTGATATTAGCGGGAGCTGGAAGCGGCAAGACTCGCGTCCTAACTCATAGAATTGCTTATCTTATAAAAGAGAAAAAAGTATCCCCTTCTAACATACTGGCTATCACTTTTACAAATAAAGCGGCAGAAGAAATGAAAACAAGAGTAGAAGATTTATTAGGTTATATAGGTGACCTATGGGTATCTACTTTCCATTCTGCCTGTGTGAGAATTTTAAGGCGAGATATTGACAAAATAGGCTATGACAGAAATTTCGTCATATTTGATACTACTGACCAAAAGGCTTTAATACAGGAATGTCTTAAAGAGCTAAATTTAAGTGAAAAACAGTATCCTGTGAAAACTGTCTTAAATGCTATTTCTTCTGCAAAGGATAAAATGGTAACTCCAGAAGAGTATATTTATGTTTTTGGAAATGAGTATAGAAGTAAGAAAATAAGTGAAATATACAAATTATATCAAAAAAAGTTAAAGAAAAACAATGCCCTTGATTTTGATGACATAATTATAAAAACTATTGAACTTTTTAAGGAAAGTCCCGAAGTTTTAGACTTTTACCAGAGAAAATTTAAATACATAATGGTAGATGAATATCAAGACACAAATATGCCTCAATACCATTTTGTGAATATGTTAGCCCAGAAATACAGAAACTTATGTGTGGTTGGCGATGATGACCAAAGCATATATGGCTGGAGAGGGGCAGATGTAGGTAACATATTAAACTTTGAGAAGGATTATCCTGAGGCTAAAGTTATAAAATTAGAGCAAAACTATCGTTCTACCAAAACAATATTGGAAGCAGCCAATTATGTCATAGATAATAATATAAGAAGGAAGAAAAAGACTTTATGGACAAATAATGAAGAAGGAGAAAGGATAATTCTCTGTGAATTAGAGAATGAGAGGGAAGAGGCGGAATTTGTGATACAGGAAATAATCAACTTAAAAGAAAGAGAAAATAGAAGTTTTAGGGATTTTGCTATTTTATACAGGACAAATGCCCAGTCCCGTGCTTTTGAGGAAGCCTTAATGAGGGTGCGAATTCCTTACAAAGTGGTCGGAGCTTTAAGGTTTTACGACAGAAAAGAAATAAAAGACATAATTGCCTATTTGCGTATACTTGTAAATCCTTATGATGACATATCTTTTAAAAGGATAATAAACGTTCCTAAAAGAGGTATTGGAGCTGCAACCATTGAAGCATTAGAGGCTACAGCTTTGGAGAAAGACACCAGTCTTTTTTTTGCAATAGATGATGCAAAAGTAAGCCAAAGGGCTAAAAATAGCCTTTTAGAATTTAAGGAGTTTATTTTAGAATTAATTGATAAAAAAGATACAATGACTGTCAGTGAAGTAATAAATTACATTTTAGAAGAGACTGGATATATAGAGGAGTTAGAAAAAGAAGAATCAGAGCAAGCAGAGGGAAGAATAGAAAACCTAAATGAGTTTTTAAATGCGGCTTATGAATTTGAAGAGTCTTCAGAGGACAAATCTTTAGAAGCATTTTTGTCCGGCATAACATTGGTTTCTGATATTGACTTGGCTGGAGAGATTGGAGAAAGCGTTGTTCTCATGACTTTACATTCTGCAAAAGGATTAGAGTTTCCAGTAGTCTTTATGGTAGGTATGGAAGAAGGGGTATTTCCTTCTTTTAAGTCATTTACAGATGAATATGAATTAGAAGAGGAAAGACGGCTTTGTTATGTTGGTATTACGAGGTCTAAAGAAAAACTTTATTTGACCTATGCGAGGAGGAGAAATTTATACGGCAAATCTCAGTACAGCTCCTATTCCCGTTTTATAAGCGAAATACCTGAGAGGTTTTTAGTAAGATACCATGAGTTATCAAAGCCAAGAGAAGAGTATAGGCCTGTATCTAGCTATGTAGAAAGGAAAACTTATGAAAAGGCTCAATATAATTTAGGAGATAAAGTGGAGCATAAAATATGGGGGATAGGTACTGTAGTAAAAGTAGAAGGAGAAGAGATTACAGTTGCCTTTCCAAATGTGGGCATAAAAAAGTTAGACTTAAAGTTTGCTCCTATTAAAGCTATTTCTTAA